Proteins from one Bacteroides zhangwenhongii genomic window:
- the sufB gene encoding Fe-S cluster assembly protein SufB, translated as MQQEEPNKYVKELTQEKYKYGFTTEVHTDIIERGLNEDVIRLISSKKNEPEWLLEFRLKAYRHWLTLEMPTWAHLRIPEIDYQAISYYADPTKKKEGPKSMEEVDPELIKTFNKLGIPLEEQMALSGMAVDAVMDSVSVKTTFKETLMEKGIIFCSFSEAVREHPDLVKKYMGSVVGYRDNFFAALNSAVFSDGSFVYIPKGVRCPMELSTYFRINARNTGQFERTLIVADDDSYVSYLEGCTAPMRDENQLHAAIVEIVVHDRAEVKYSTVQNWYPGDSEGKGGVYNFVTKRGNCKGVDSKLSWTQVETGSAITWKYPSCILTGDNSTAEFYSVAVTNNFQQADTGTKMIHLGKNTRSTIVSKGISAGHSENSYRGLVRVAEKADNARNYSQCDSLLLGDKCGAHTFPYMDIHNETAVVEHEATTSKISEDQIFYCNQRGIPTEDAIGLIVNGYAKEVLNKLPMEFAVEAQKLLTISLEGSVG; from the coding sequence GAACGAACCTGAATGGTTGCTGGAGTTCCGGCTGAAAGCGTACCGCCATTGGCTGACGCTGGAAATGCCTACATGGGCACATCTCCGTATTCCGGAGATTGATTATCAGGCTATTTCATACTATGCTGACCCGACGAAGAAGAAAGAAGGACCGAAAAGTATGGAAGAAGTAGATCCTGAACTTATAAAGACGTTTAATAAACTGGGAATTCCTTTGGAAGAACAGATGGCTCTTAGCGGGATGGCGGTGGATGCGGTAATGGATTCCGTATCCGTAAAGACGACATTCAAGGAAACACTGATGGAAAAGGGAATTATTTTCTGCTCGTTCAGTGAGGCAGTGCGCGAACATCCGGATTTGGTAAAGAAATATATGGGGTCGGTAGTGGGTTACCGTGACAATTTCTTTGCCGCATTGAATTCGGCAGTGTTCTCGGACGGCTCATTCGTCTATATACCGAAGGGAGTACGTTGTCCGATGGAACTTTCCACCTATTTCCGTATCAATGCCCGCAACACGGGACAGTTTGAACGCACATTGATAGTAGCGGATGATGATTCGTATGTTTCCTATCTGGAAGGATGTACGGCTCCGATGCGGGATGAGAACCAGTTGCACGCCGCTATTGTAGAAATTGTTGTACACGACCGTGCGGAGGTGAAATACAGTACCGTTCAGAACTGGTATCCGGGAGATTCCGAAGGTAAGGGCGGTGTATATAACTTTGTGACGAAGCGTGGTAACTGCAAAGGGGTGGACAGCAAACTCTCTTGGACGCAGGTGGAGACCGGTTCGGCAATTACCTGGAAATATCCTTCCTGTATTCTGACTGGTGATAATTCGACGGCCGAGTTTTATTCCGTAGCTGTGACAAACAATTTTCAGCAGGCGGACACCGGTACGAAGATGATTCATTTAGGGAAGAATACCCGTAGTACGATTGTAAGTAAAGGTATCTCTGCCGGACATAGCGAGAACTCCTATCGCGGGTTGGTGCGTGTGGCGGAAAAAGCGGATAATGCCCGTAACTACAGTCAGTGTGACTCGCTGTTGCTGGGGGATAAATGCGGTGCGCATACGTTCCCGTATATGGACATTCACAATGAGACGGCGGTAGTGGAGCATGAAGCTACGACGAGCAAGATCAGTGAAGATCAGATTTTCTATTGCAATCAGCGTGGTATCCCGACAGAAGACGCTATCGGGCTGATTGTGAACGGATATGCAAAAGAAGTATTGAATAAGCTTCCGATGGAATTTGCGGTAGAAGCACAGAAGTTGCTTACTATTTCGTTGGAAGGAAGCGTAGGATAA
- the sufC gene encoding Fe-S cluster assembly ATPase SufC has product MLEIKDLHASINGKEILKGINLTVKPGEVHAIMGPNGSGKSTLSSVLVGNPAFEVTKGSVTFYGKNLLELSPEDRSHEGIFLSFQYPVEIPGVSMVNFMRAAVNEQRKYKGLPALTASEFLKLMREKRAVVELDNKLANRSVNEGFSGGEKKRNEIFQMAMLEPRLSILDETDSGLDIDALRIVAEGVNKLKTPETSTIVITHYQRLLDYIKPDIVHVLYKGRIVKTAGPELALELEDKGYDWIKKEVGE; this is encoded by the coding sequence ATGTTAGAGATAAAAGACCTGCATGCCAGCATTAATGGCAAAGAGATATTGAAAGGCATTAACCTGACGGTAAAGCCGGGCGAAGTACACGCGATTATGGGACCGAACGGTTCCGGTAAAAGTACGCTTTCCTCCGTATTGGTGGGTAATCCTGCTTTTGAGGTAACGAAAGGTTCGGTTACTTTTTATGGAAAGAATCTGTTGGAACTGAGTCCGGAAGACCGTAGCCATGAGGGTATTTTCCTTAGTTTCCAGTATCCGGTAGAGATTCCGGGTGTGAGCATGGTAAACTTTATGCGTGCTGCTGTGAATGAACAACGCAAATATAAAGGTCTGCCTGCACTGACCGCCAGTGAATTCTTGAAACTGATGCGCGAGAAACGTGCGGTTGTTGAACTGGACAATAAGCTCGCTAACCGTTCGGTGAACGAAGGTTTCTCCGGTGGAGAGAAGAAACGGAACGAGATTTTCCAGATGGCAATGCTGGAACCGCGTTTGAGTATTCTCGATGAAACGGATTCCGGTTTGGATATCGATGCGCTCCGTATTGTGGCCGAAGGGGTAAATAAACTGAAGACTCCCGAAACCAGTACGATTGTCATTACCCACTACCAACGTCTGCTCGATTATATCAAACCGGATATTGTGCATGTGCTTTACAAAGGTCGTATCGTGAAAACTGCCGGACCGGAACTTGCTCTGGAATTGGAGGATAAAGGTTATGACTGGATTAAGAAAGAAGTAGGAGAATGA
- the sufD gene encoding Fe-S cluster assembly protein SufD has translation MNAEQQYIDLFSQTEAMICKHSAEVLNAPRAAAFADFERIGFPTRKMEKYKYTDVSKYFEPDFGLNLNRLAIPVNPYEVFKCDVPNMSTALYFVVNDAFYNKALPKTHLPEGVIFGSLKEVAEQYPELVKKYYGKLADTSKDGVTAFNTTFAQDGVIFYVPKNVVVEKPIQLVNILRADVNFMVNRRVLIILEDGAQARLLLCDHAMDNVNFLATQVIEIFAGENVVFDMYELEETHTSTVRFSNLYVKQEANSNVLLNGMTLHNGTTRNTTEVLLAGEGAEINLCGMAIADKNQHVDNNTSIDHAVPNCTSNELFKYVLDDQSVGAFAGLVLVRPDAQHTSSQQTNRNLCATRDARMYTQPQLEIYADDVKCSHGATVGQLDENALFYMRARGIAEKEARLLLMFAFVNEVIDTIRLDALKDRLHLLVEKRFRGELNRCQGCAICK, from the coding sequence ATGAATGCTGAACAACAATACATAGATCTCTTCTCACAAACGGAAGCCATGATCTGCAAACATAGCGCTGAGGTGTTAAATGCCCCTCGTGCTGCTGCTTTTGCCGATTTTGAGCGAATCGGATTTCCGACCCGTAAGATGGAGAAGTACAAATATACGGATGTAAGCAAGTATTTTGAACCGGATTTCGGTCTGAATCTGAACCGTCTTGCTATTCCGGTCAATCCGTATGAGGTGTTTAAGTGCGATGTTCCGAACATGAGCACAGCTCTTTATTTTGTGGTCAATGACGCATTCTATAATAAGGCACTCCCTAAAACCCATTTACCGGAGGGCGTTATTTTCGGCAGTCTGAAAGAGGTGGCCGAACAGTATCCCGAGTTGGTGAAGAAGTATTATGGTAAGTTGGCGGATACCTCCAAAGATGGTGTGACAGCTTTTAATACGACTTTTGCACAGGATGGTGTTATCTTCTATGTACCGAAGAATGTGGTTGTGGAAAAACCTATTCAGTTGGTGAACATCCTGCGTGCGGATGTCAACTTTATGGTCAACCGCCGTGTGCTGATTATTCTGGAAGACGGTGCACAGGCACGTTTATTGCTTTGCGACCATGCAATGGATAACGTGAATTTTCTGGCAACGCAGGTGATTGAGATTTTTGCCGGAGAGAATGTGGTATTCGATATGTATGAGTTGGAAGAGACACATACCAGCACGGTGCGTTTCAGCAACCTGTATGTGAAGCAGGAAGCAAACAGCAATGTACTTCTGAATGGCATGACGTTGCATAACGGTACAACCCGTAATACAACCGAAGTGTTGTTGGCAGGTGAGGGAGCTGAAATAAATCTTTGCGGCATGGCTATCGCTGATAAGAACCAGCATGTGGATAACAACACGAGTATTGACCATGCAGTGCCCAACTGTACGAGTAATGAGCTGTTTAAATACGTGCTCGATGATCAATCGGTAGGTGCTTTTGCCGGATTGGTACTGGTGCGTCCTGATGCGCAGCATACAAGTTCCCAGCAAACCAACCGTAATCTTTGCGCCACCCGTGATGCGCGGATGTATACACAACCCCAGTTGGAGATTTATGCGGACGACGTGAAGTGTTCGCACGGAGCGACAGTGGGGCAGCTTGATGAAAATGCATTGTTCTATATGCGTGCACGTGGAATTGCGGAGAAAGAAGCGCGGTTGCTGTTGATGTTTGCATTTGTCAATGAAGTGATTGATACGATTCGTCTGGATGCGTTGAAGGACCGCCTTCATCTGTTGGTGGAAAAACGCTTTCGTGGTGAGTTGAACAGATGTCAGGGATGTGCAATCTGTAAATGA
- a CDS encoding cysteine desulfurase: protein MDIQKIREDFPILSRTVYGKPLVYFDNGATTQKPRLVVDSLVDEYYSVNANVHRGVHYLSQQATELHEASRETVRQFINARTTNEVIFTRGTTESINLLVSSFGDEFMEEGDEVILSVMEHHSNIVPWQLLAARKGIAIKVIPMNDKGELLLDEYEKLFSERTKIVSVVQVSNVLGTVNPVKEMIATAHTHGVPFLVDAAQSIPHMKVDVQDLEADFLVFSAHKIYGPTGVGVLYGKEEWLDRLPPYQGGGEMIQYVSFEKTTFNELPFKFEAGTPDYIGTTGLAKALDYVNGIGMERIADHEHELTTYALQRLKEIPDMRIFGEASDRGAVISFLVGNIHHFDLGTLLDRLGIAVRTGHHCAQPLMQRLGIEGTVRASFAMYNTKAEVDALVAGIERVSHMF, encoded by the coding sequence ATGGATATTCAAAAGATACGTGAGGATTTTCCGATCTTGAGCCGTACGGTTTATGGTAAGCCTTTGGTTTATTTCGACAACGGTGCGACGACGCAGAAGCCTCGTCTGGTGGTCGATTCGTTGGTAGATGAATATTACTCCGTGAATGCAAATGTGCATCGCGGCGTACATTATCTCTCTCAACAGGCTACGGAACTGCATGAAGCTTCCCGTGAGACGGTACGTCAGTTTATTAATGCCCGTACTACTAACGAAGTGATTTTCACTCGGGGAACAACGGAAAGCATTAATCTGCTTGTCTCCAGTTTCGGTGATGAATTTATGGAAGAAGGAGATGAGGTTATCCTTTCGGTGATGGAACATCACAGCAATATCGTTCCCTGGCAGTTGTTGGCAGCCCGCAAAGGTATTGCCATCAAAGTAATCCCGATGAACGATAAAGGTGAGCTATTGTTGGATGAATATGAGAAACTCTTCTCCGAACGTACTAAAATTGTCAGTGTAGTTCAGGTTTCCAATGTCTTGGGCACTGTGAATCCGGTCAAGGAGATGATTGCGACAGCACATACCCATGGTGTGCCTTTTCTGGTAGATGCTGCCCAGTCCATTCCTCACATGAAGGTGGACGTGCAGGATTTGGAAGCCGATTTTCTAGTGTTCTCTGCCCATAAGATATACGGACCGACAGGAGTCGGCGTGCTGTATGGAAAAGAAGAGTGGTTGGACCGTCTGCCGCCTTATCAAGGAGGAGGAGAGATGATTCAATATGTCTCTTTCGAGAAAACGACGTTCAATGAACTTCCTTTCAAATTTGAAGCCGGCACACCGGATTATATCGGTACGACCGGATTGGCGAAAGCCCTTGATTATGTGAACGGTATCGGCATGGAACGGATTGCGGATCACGAACATGAACTGACTACTTACGCTTTGCAACGATTGAAGGAAATTCCCGATATGCGTATATTCGGTGAAGCTTCCGACAGGGGAGCTGTAATTTCTTTCCTGGTAGGTAATATTCATCACTTTGACTTAGGGACATTATTAGACCGTTTGGGTATCGCTGTCCGCACAGGACATCATTGTGCACAACCTTTGATGCAGCGACTTGGTATTGAAGGTACCGTCAGAGCTTCGTTTGCTATGTACAATACGAAAGCTGAAGTAGATGCATTGGTGGCAGGAATCGAACGTGTCAGCCATATGTTTTAG
- a CDS encoding sodium-translocating pyrophosphatase, whose product MDDILFWLVPVASVLALCFAYYFHKQMMKESEGTPQMIKIAAAVRKGAMSYLKQQYKIVGCVFLGLVILFSIMAYGFHVQNAWVPIAFLTGGFFSGLSGFLGMKTATYASARTANAARNSLNAGLRIAFRSGAVMGLVVVGLGLLDISFWYLLLNAVIPADALTPTHKLCVITTTMLTFGMGASTQALFARVGGGIYTKAADVGADLVGKVEAGIPEDDPRNPATIADNVGDNVGDVAGMGADLYESYCGSILATAALGAAAFIHSADTAMQFKAVIAPMLIAAVGIILSIIGIFAVRTKENATMKDLLGSLAFGTNLSSVLIVVATFLILWLLQLDNWILISCAVVVGLLVGIVIGRSTEYYTSQSYRPTQKLSESGKTGPATVIISGIGLGMLSTAIPVIAVVVGIIASYLLASGGDFTNVGMGLYGIGIAAVGMLSTLGITLATDAYGPIADNAGGNAEMSGLGAEVRKRTDALDSLGNTTAATGKGFAIGSAALTGLALLASYIEEIRIGLTRLGSVELTFPDGGTVSVANATFVDFMNYYEVNLMNPKVLSGMFLGSMMAFLFCGLTMNAVGRAAGHMVDEVRRQFREIKGILTGEAEPDYERCVAISTKGAQREMVVPSLIAIIAPIFTGLIFGVPGVLGLLIGGLSSGFVLAIFMANAGGAWDNAKKYVEEGNFGGKGSEVHKATVVGDTVGDPFKDTSGPSLNILIKLMSMVAIVMAGLTVAWSLF is encoded by the coding sequence ATGGATGACATTCTTTTCTGGCTGGTTCCGGTCGCTTCCGTGTTGGCCCTCTGTTTTGCTTATTACTTTCATAAGCAAATGATGAAAGAGAGTGAGGGTACACCTCAAATGATAAAGATAGCTGCTGCTGTGCGCAAGGGAGCTATGTCTTATTTGAAACAACAGTACAAAATAGTAGGTTGCGTATTTTTGGGATTGGTGATTTTGTTTTCGATTATGGCATACGGTTTCCACGTACAAAACGCATGGGTTCCCATTGCTTTCCTGACAGGTGGTTTCTTCTCCGGTCTTTCCGGTTTTCTTGGAATGAAAACGGCTACTTACGCTTCGGCACGTACCGCTAATGCAGCTCGCAATTCACTGAATGCGGGGTTAAGAATCGCTTTCCGGAGTGGTGCGGTGATGGGACTCGTGGTTGTCGGTCTCGGTTTACTTGATATTTCCTTTTGGTATCTGTTGCTGAATGCGGTGATTCCTGCTGATGCACTGACACCTACTCATAAACTCTGTGTGATTACCACTACCATGCTTACTTTTGGGATGGGAGCTTCGACGCAAGCGCTTTTTGCCCGTGTAGGCGGAGGTATCTATACGAAGGCTGCCGATGTCGGGGCTGACCTGGTAGGTAAGGTAGAAGCCGGAATCCCGGAGGATGATCCTCGTAATCCGGCTACTATTGCCGATAATGTCGGTGACAATGTCGGTGACGTGGCAGGTATGGGAGCTGATTTATACGAATCCTATTGCGGCTCTATTCTGGCAACGGCTGCGCTGGGTGCTGCCGCCTTTATCCATTCGGCGGATACGGCAATGCAGTTTAAGGCAGTGATTGCGCCGATGCTGATTGCGGCTGTCGGAATCATTCTTTCTATTATAGGTATATTCGCTGTCCGTACTAAGGAGAATGCGACGATGAAAGATTTGCTTGGCTCATTGGCGTTTGGGACAAATCTTAGTTCGGTACTTATTGTTGTTGCCACTTTCTTGATACTATGGCTTTTGCAGTTGGATAATTGGATTTTGATTTCCTGTGCCGTAGTAGTCGGCTTGCTGGTCGGTATTGTCATCGGACGCTCTACGGAATATTACACCTCCCAATCCTATCGTCCTACACAAAAGTTGAGCGAGAGCGGTAAGACGGGACCGGCAACTGTCATTATTTCCGGTATAGGGTTGGGTATGCTTTCTACGGCAATTCCTGTAATTGCTGTGGTGGTTGGTATCATTGCTTCCTATCTGCTGGCTTCCGGTGGTGATTTCACTAATGTCGGAATGGGATTGTACGGAATCGGCATTGCGGCTGTCGGCATGCTTTCTACGTTGGGCATTACGCTGGCGACCGATGCTTACGGTCCGATTGCGGATAATGCAGGTGGTAATGCCGAGATGTCCGGGCTGGGTGCTGAAGTCCGTAAGCGTACTGATGCGCTCGACTCGTTGGGAAATACGACTGCGGCTACCGGTAAAGGTTTTGCGATAGGTTCGGCGGCACTGACCGGCTTGGCTTTGCTGGCTTCTTATATTGAAGAAATACGAATCGGCTTGACACGTCTTGGAAGCGTGGAGCTTACTTTCCCGGATGGTGGAACTGTCAGTGTGGCAAATGCCACATTTGTAGATTTCATGAATTATTATGAAGTAAACCTGATGAACCCGAAAGTTCTTTCAGGTATGTTCCTTGGCTCGATGATGGCTTTCCTGTTCTGTGGACTGACAATGAATGCTGTTGGGCGTGCGGCGGGACACATGGTAGATGAGGTACGTCGGCAGTTCCGTGAGATTAAAGGTATTCTGACAGGAGAGGCGGAGCCGGATTACGAACGTTGTGTTGCCATCTCTACGAAAGGCGCTCAACGGGAAATGGTTGTTCCCTCCTTGATTGCCATTATCGCTCCTATCTTTACCGGGCTCATCTTTGGCGTTCCCGGTGTGCTTGGGTTGTTGATTGGCGGTTTAAGTAGTGGTTTTGTATTGGCTATTTTTATGGCTAATGCCGGAGGAGCATGGGATAACGCAAAGAAATATGTGGAAGAAGGTAACTTCGGTGGAAAGGGAAGTGAGGTTCACAAGGCGACGGTAGTGGGTGACACGGTGGGTGACCCCTTTAAGGATACGTCCGGTCCGAGCTTGAATATTTTGATAAAGCTTATGAGTATGGTAGCTATTGTGATGGCAGGGCTTACTGTTGCTTGGAGTTTATTCTAA
- a CDS encoding ribonuclease HII, translating to MLLPYLNENLIEAGCDEAGRGCLAGAVYAAAVILPGDFKNELLNDSKQLTEKQRYALREVIQREAVAWAVGVVSPEEIDEINILRASFLAMHRAVDQLAVRPQHLLIDGNRFNKYPGIPHTTIVKGDGKYLSIAAASILAKTYRDDYMNRLHEEFPYYDWDHNKGYPTKKHRAAIAERGTTPYHRMTFNLLGDGQLTLGF from the coding sequence ATGTTATTACCTTATTTAAATGAGAATCTGATTGAAGCAGGATGCGATGAGGCCGGTCGTGGCTGCCTGGCGGGAGCGGTATATGCTGCTGCGGTTATTCTTCCGGGAGATTTTAAGAATGAGTTGTTGAATGATTCCAAACAACTGACGGAAAAACAGCGTTATGCATTGCGTGAGGTCATACAACGGGAAGCGGTGGCTTGGGCGGTTGGTGTTGTCTCACCGGAAGAAATTGATGAGATAAATATTTTGCGCGCTTCTTTTCTGGCCATGCATCGTGCCGTTGATCAATTGGCTGTTCGTCCCCAACATTTGCTAATCGATGGAAACCGTTTTAATAAATATCCCGGCATTCCTCATACAACGATTGTGAAAGGGGATGGAAAGTATCTTTCAATAGCGGCCGCATCTATATTGGCAAAGACATACAGAGATGATTATATGAATCGTCTTCATGAGGAGTTCCCCTATTATGATTGGGATCACAATAAAGGCTACCCGACTAAAAAGCACCGTGCGGCTATTGCCGAACGGGGAACAACTCCTTACCATCGAATGACCTTCAATTTGTTGGGAGATGGACAACTGACTTTAGGTTTTTAA
- a CDS encoding DUF5723 family protein gives MATNKLLSFMKFIGMTFIMTIITLPANAQFLRTSYFMEGVHYRQQLNPALSPGRGYINIPVIGAFNASVSSKSLGYQDIMDIVDSSSDSDFFTSDKFMNRLKSDNQLNLNLSTDILSAGWYKGKNFWSFNVGVRMDMGASIPKSMFTFMREMNGIDFESLDWSDFSRNVGKESLEINAYTEIGLGYARQVNDRLTVGGKVKALLGIGNLKLDVKSIGVDAQLQGIPLDSDGKPNIGAIVDNPELANQIHGSANIDVEASLESSFKGLNLQKGEEGYIDDFDFEAGDMGIAGYGAAIDLGASYKLLDNLTVSAAILDLGFISWSKGSTSIARANTDGLSFDSNVPGDMEKFANIVSSGEVLNYDMLHMEMDETGAKSRKTWLNSTLVFGAEYALLNNWLVVGALSTTRFTKPKTMSELTFSANIRPKNYFNVAVSYSMIQSAGKSLGLALKLGPLFVGTDYMFFGNNTKCCNAFLGVSIPLNKRKACCKQG, from the coding sequence ATGGCAACGAACAAGCTACTTTCTTTTATGAAGTTCATTGGGATGACCTTCATTATGACAATTATTACTCTTCCTGCGAATGCGCAGTTCTTACGTACTTCTTATTTTATGGAAGGAGTGCATTATCGTCAACAATTAAATCCTGCTTTATCACCGGGACGTGGTTATATTAATATTCCTGTGATTGGTGCTTTTAATGCTTCAGTCTCTTCTAAATCATTAGGTTATCAGGATATTATGGATATTGTGGATAGTAGTTCTGATAGTGACTTCTTCACAAGTGATAAGTTTATGAATAGATTGAAGAGTGACAATCAACTTAATCTTAATTTAAGCACAGATATATTGTCTGCCGGTTGGTATAAAGGAAAAAATTTCTGGTCGTTTAATGTAGGTGTACGTATGGATATGGGAGCTTCTATTCCAAAATCAATGTTCACTTTTATGCGTGAGATGAATGGTATTGATTTTGAATCTCTTGATTGGTCAGACTTTAGTCGTAATGTAGGAAAGGAGAGTCTGGAGATTAACGCCTATACAGAAATCGGTTTAGGGTATGCCCGTCAGGTTAATGACCGTTTGACGGTAGGTGGTAAGGTTAAAGCATTGCTTGGTATTGGTAATTTGAAATTGGACGTAAAGAGCATTGGTGTAGATGCACAGTTGCAAGGAATACCTTTAGATAGTGACGGCAAGCCTAATATTGGTGCTATCGTTGATAATCCGGAATTGGCAAATCAAATTCATGGCTCAGCTAATATTGATGTGGAAGCTTCTTTGGAAAGTTCTTTTAAAGGGCTGAATCTACAGAAAGGCGAGGAAGGATATATTGATGACTTTGATTTTGAAGCAGGTGATATGGGAATTGCCGGTTACGGTGCTGCTATCGATTTAGGAGCTTCCTATAAATTACTTGATAATTTGACAGTATCGGCGGCAATATTGGATTTAGGATTCATTTCTTGGTCAAAAGGGAGTACTAGCATTGCAAGAGCTAATACAGATGGACTTAGTTTTGACAGTAATGTTCCGGGTGATATGGAAAAGTTTGCAAATATTGTGAGTAGTGGTGAAGTCTTGAATTATGATATGTTGCATATGGAGATGGACGAAACAGGTGCAAAATCTCGTAAGACATGGTTGAACTCTACGCTAGTATTTGGTGCAGAATACGCATTGTTGAATAATTGGTTGGTTGTAGGTGCTCTTTCCACTACACGTTTTACAAAACCTAAAACAATGTCTGAATTGACTTTCTCTGCTAATATTCGTCCGAAGAACTACTTCAATGTAGCGGTTAGTTATTCAATGATTCAGAGTGCAGGTAAGTCATTAGGATTGGCTTTGAAATTAGGACCTCTCTTTGTAGGTACTGACTATATGTTCTTTGGAAATAATACAAAATGCTGTAATGCATTCTTGGGAGTTTCTATTCCATTGAATAAAAGAAAAGCCTGCTGTAAACAAGGATAA
- a CDS encoding DUF4249 domain-containing protein, translating to MKIQYYIISMFCLLLIGCNPKWDFDSELFEPQIVVEGWIENGQFPLVCLTQTKSLNNSIGENDLNDLAIRWAKVSVSDGTKTEILTGRINKNYIPPFIYTGSEIRGEVGKTYTLTVEYSGRTVTAETYIPQPVNLDRIEVDKCEDSDTLFQIRGYFQDDKTAHNYYKVFTRTLPDDTRFFAPFLGTFNDNIISEDMSEASISIYRGVHFITTEKHTPFYKRDETVMIKFAQMSEEGFLFWSDYENEVTNKKNPIFPNSSNLRSNVKGGLGVWCGYGVSNYTVNIAEELTKKDSASKER from the coding sequence ATGAAGATTCAATACTATATCATAAGTATGTTTTGCCTGTTATTAATTGGCTGTAATCCGAAATGGGATTTCGATTCCGAATTGTTTGAACCGCAAATTGTAGTGGAGGGGTGGATTGAGAACGGACAGTTCCCCTTAGTTTGCCTCACTCAAACTAAATCATTAAATAATTCCATTGGTGAAAATGACTTGAACGATCTTGCCATCCGATGGGCAAAAGTCAGCGTGAGCGATGGAACAAAGACGGAAATCCTGACCGGAAGAATAAACAAGAATTATATTCCTCCTTTCATCTATACCGGTTCCGAGATAAGAGGTGAAGTAGGGAAAACATATACACTGACCGTAGAATATTCCGGCAGAACCGTTACAGCGGAAACTTATATTCCTCAACCGGTCAACTTAGATCGCATTGAAGTGGATAAGTGCGAAGACAGCGATACCCTGTTCCAAATCAGAGGATATTTCCAAGATGACAAAACAGCCCATAATTATTATAAGGTTTTCACACGTACCCTCCCCGATGACACACGTTTCTTCGCTCCTTTTTTAGGGACATTCAATGATAATATTATTTCGGAAGATATGTCGGAAGCTTCGATTTCCATATATAGAGGTGTACATTTCATTACTACAGAAAAGCATACTCCTTTCTACAAAAGGGATGAAACCGTAATGATTAAGTTTGCTCAAATGTCCGAAGAGGGTTTCCTTTTTTGGAGTGATTACGAGAATGAAGTAACGAACAAGAAGAATCCCATTTTTCCCAATAGCAGTAATCTGAGAAGTAATGTGAAAGGAGGGTTGGGGGTCTGGTGCGGATACGGAGTAAGCAACTATACTGTCAATATTGCGGAGGAACTTACAAAAAAAGACAGCGCATCAAAAGAGAGGTAA